In Oncorhynchus keta strain PuntledgeMale-10-30-2019 unplaced genomic scaffold, Oket_V2 Un_scaffold_139_pilon_pilon, whole genome shotgun sequence, the following proteins share a genomic window:
- the LOC127927404 gene encoding uncharacterized protein LOC127927404, which produces MTGINSLRLSVGMTSRGHVAPCPVLSQEQCPCGLEMSSSGSLDRQVTVSLRDETPSPRESLPAPEKASQPQRKPPSPRESLQAPEKASQPQRKPPSPRKSLPAPEKAPEKASQPQRKPPSPRESLPAPEKASKPQRKPPSPRESLPAPEKASQPQRKPPSPRESLQAPEKASQPQRKPPSPRESLPAPEKASKPQRKPPSPRESLQAPEKASQPQRKPPSPRESLQAPEKASKPQRKPPSPRESLQAPEKASKPQRKPPSPRESLQAPEKASKPQRKSPSPRESLQALEKASKP; this is translated from the exons ATGACTGGGATCAACAGCCTCAGACTGTCTGTGGGGATGACATCACGTGGCCACGTGGCCCCGTGCCCCGTATTGAGTCAAGAACAGTGTCCATGTGGGTTGGAGATGTCCTCCTCTGGCTCCCTGGATCGCCAGGTCACCGTATCCCTCAGG GATGAAACACCAAGCCCCAGAGAAAGCCTCCCAGCCCCAGAGAAAGCCTCCCAGCCCCAGAGAAAGCCTCCAAGCCCCAGAGAAAGCCTCCAAGCCCCAGAGAAAGCCTCCCAGCCCCAGAGAAAGCCTCCCAGCCCCAGAAAAAGCCTCCCAGCCCCAGAGAAAGCCCCAGAGAAAGCCTCCCAGCCCCAGAGAAAGCCTCCCAGCCCCAGAGAAAGCCTCCCAGCCCCAGAGAAAGCCTCCAAGCCCCAGAGAAAGCCTCCCAGCCCCAGAGAAAGCCTCCCAGCCCCAGAGAAAGCCTCCCAGCCCCAGAGAAAGCCTCCCAGCCCCAGAGAAAGCCTCCAAGCCCCAGAGAAAGCCTCCCAGCCCCAGAGAAAGCCTCCCAGCCCCAGAGAAAGCCTCCCAGCCCCAGAGAAAGCCTCCAAGCCCCAGAGAAAGCCTCCAAGCCCCAGAGAAAGCCTCCAAGCCCCAGAGAAAGCCTCCCAGCCCCAGAGAAAGCCTCCAAGCCCCAGAGAAAGCCTCCAAGCCCCAGAGAAAGCCTCCAAGCCCCAGAGAAAGCCTCCAAGCCCCAGAGAAAGCCTCCAAGCCCCAGAGAAAGCCTCCAAGCCCCAGAGAAAGCCTCCAAGCCCCAGAGAAAGCCTCCAAGCCCCAGAGAAAGCCTCCAAGCCCCAGAGAAAGTCTCCAAGCCCCAGAGAAAGCCTCCAAGCCCTAGAGAAAGCCTCCAAGCCCTAG